TAATATAAATTAAGATCTTGTAGAACTTACAACAGATTCTAGCTCAGGATTATTAGGCAACTGACCTGGCTTCCTAGTTCATTGGAAAACCTGTAAACAGCCACTGGCTGTATATGAATTCGTGAGGCTCTTGGTTCAGAATCTGGTTGCAAGAAACTgctaaagaaattaaaacatgaaataaagATATAGATACAAACGAGATCAGCTTGTATTAGTATAACCCAAGgtatatacacatataaataaaagatccACAATCACCTGATCAGTGAAGAACTAAGGAGCGTAGAATGATCAGAACCTTGATTCTTGTATAGCTTAAATCGGTGAAACCGTTGGGCAACACAGAAAGTACTCTATTGACGACGATGCCTTTTCCTTGGTACACACTCTAGAGTCTTCATCTATACTATTGTCAAACAGAGATCCAGAACTATCTAAATAAAAGAGGTCAAACaagtttgaagaaaacaaggaaGCAAGTAAGAACCAAACAActaaacaagaaaccaaaacaagcaACTAGAGAATGAAACACACACAAGCACGCATGGAACCAAGGAAACAAGAAGCTAGTAAGAACCAAACAACTAAGCAAGATATCAAAACAAGCAAGCAAAGAACCAGAAAATGAAACACACAAGCACGCATGGAACCTAggaagaaactaaagaagcaaaatcaaatcaagtaACCAAGGAAGAAATGACGAAAACAAGCAAGTAAGCAAGTAAccaaggaagaaaacaaacaagcatgcaaagaaatagagaatgaaacaaacaagcaCACATGGAACAAAGGAAGGAGGCAAAGAAGTAACAGCAAGTCATGTAACCaatgaagaaatgaagaaaacaaacaagcacGCAAGAAATCAACAAGCAATGaagcaaaaagagaaaagaagaaagaaaaataggcaaacaaaaaagaggaATTGTAAACAAAAGCCAAGTTGTGACAAAGTATTCAAAAGATCCTGGAGATGACCTAGTTCTATCATGTAGCATGTCGAAATATTTGTTACATTCCTCTCCAAATTTCCAGGTACTTCGAATTCCTAAACAGTTCGAGAAATTAGTTAACACTTTGAAAgtaatagagaaaaatatgaagacaGACTGAAACTAATATATGAGTAAGAATATTCTCTGCTTTATGCACTCGATGTAGACCCTTTGCATGTTGAATAAAATTTAcctaagaacaaaaaaacagtaatATATTAGATAAACCAAATGTTGTTTCCTCAATTCTTATTACTGTTTCTTGTCTTGCTGTCAGGTCAAGCTTTCACATGTCTCCAAACGATCTGAGTAAAACACAAAGTCATGTTTTGCTATGTCTATCTCTCGAATGAGTGTATGCATGCCTCTTATCTGCAATTATGATCTTAGAGTGAGAATATGGTTTTTAACCTTTAAACCTTTCTTCTGAATCAAGCATAAAACATTTGGGCAGATTTTGCAAAGATCATGTTGCACAATCAAATCAGCTGCAACGTGAGTGTCACCTCCTCGGGGAATGATCACATCAGCATATTTCTTCAATGGGGcacaaaatcatcaaacgCGGGCTTCACAAACTTTGCATACTGCAAATGAAAATAACACcctcaaaacaagaaaactggAAAAATAGAGGAAGCTCGGAAAAAACAACTCTGTTATATAGAAGAACAGTTCAGAGAGCAGAGTTAAGCAAATTGCTGGTTTTGTGTCCTATTTGAAGAAAGTTTAACTTTACTTGTGTGGTGTTCCTCGCGATTAGTTAAGCAAACCTGAAAGAATGTCGCCGTTGACTTTTAATGCAGAATGTTGTACTTCAGCTGACACAACCAGTTTTCTTAAACTATACTATAGGAACCTAAAAGAATCCCCTGAAACACAGCACTTAtaagagaaacagaagagaTAAAGTAACTTGAACGTCTAAGTAGAAAGAAAGgttgaaaaaaacatacttGGGAGACGGAGTCAActtaagaaacaagaagatgaagtacAACCACTTCTGAGCTCCATTGCAACATACCTGGAATAAGCATAAAGGTGTATGACATCTACCCGACACTATACGAGTCCGATATGAGaacacaacacaaactttTAGAGCTCCATTGTGATACACCTGAAATAAGCATAACAGTGTATGACATGTATGaaacaatttataaaacaacaaaaacttacaacaaaatctgtttttggtttttgaactTCACCTCTCATGTTTTTTAAGCTACAGTTTGTGGGCTTTAAGCTGAGAAATCCTCAACGGAATACAAATGAAATGATGTAAAAAAGACCCAGCGTTACTGACATTACGATAGAAAAAAGGTCCTATTTAATATACATTATCATGACATTAGTAAATGGAAACTTCCAAGTAAGTTCGTGGCTGGCTGATTGTCTTGTTTTAGTCCATGATGCAAGTTCTTCCAGCAACTTATGTCATTGCTTACAAGTTTTAGTAAAACGATTAAGAGTGCAGAGAGTTCAATTGATTTGACTGTATATAGACAAGTTAAAGCAGTTATACCTCACCCGATTTGGTATAGTAACAGGCTTGATTGCTTCAGTGCCATCACTTAGTTTTGAAAAGTCCAAGAGTTCCTTGTAAAGTTTTCATCACAATTTTAATAACTATAATAGCAACTTTTGATACAAATCCAAAAGGGATGAAATAATCTAAGAACATGAAAGAAACGACTAACCTGCTTCTCTCCATATATTATGAGTTACAGTGACAATCCATTTCACATTGAGAATACATTGTAAACAACTCCTCTCCATAGCTTTCAATAGAAATGAAGCTCTTACCAACCAAGACTGGCATCGCCCATTTTCATGTATAATCTAAGGTTCTACTATAAGATCAAATGACATGTTAAGAAGGCCTAGAACTGAGACGCAAAAATCTGAACAAATGGATCCAATTAGTTCGTGTTTGGCTTACTAAATCATGTTATTCTCTGTAGTGAATTGATGTATCTATTTCCAAAACCATGATATCATCACCATATAGTTTTAgcacaaagaaaaattctatattattttaaaaagttgacACCAACTTATCTTCCTGAAGACTGTTCTTTGCTCTGGTACTCGTTATCTCTCAGCCGTTTAAAGCTCCATTAGCGACAGATTTGACACAAGCAAAAAACGTCTAAGAGTTGAcactatatatgttttctatcTATGATATAACAAAACCTCCTTTTTACTCTGcaaaatcttatatgtttGTCCACAAGTCTGCTTTCTACTCAGGTTCTTGGTTTTTATTTAGAACTGTTCAATGTATCCTTCAACTGTTTTGGACCTAAGAATGTTAGCAATCAAAGCATACATGATAAATCTCTGATCTTATGCGTTAAGTAGAGCAGGCAGTTGTTGAATGTCTAACATAAATAGCTAAATTACTGATTATATAAAGTAAATATCTAGACTTACACCATCTGTGGACATCTTCAACATCACGATATATGTACTAATTTCCTGGAGACATAAATGGAAGAACCGCCCAAAAACTTGGAACATgccaaaaaaatagattttacaACAGGTGCTACATGCGCTGACTTTGATAGGTATGACTTTGATGCTTTTCGGCATAGCACACACCACCGCAGACActtaagatgaaaaaaaatacactatttatgttataaatatGTGGAAAGATCCTTCGAGATTACCTAGATCTGCCATGTAGCCTCTCCAAATATTTGTTACATTCCTCCCTTATATTCCAATGTTCGGGTTCATAGTACTTCGAAAGTCCTGAAATAGTTCGAGAAATTTGTTAACAACACTTTGAAAGTAacagaaaaaattgaaaacaagcAAATGAAATTACTATATGAGTAAGAACATCCCCTTCTTTATACacacattaaaatcaaaaacacagTAATATATTACACTCCATGTATGTGGGTAACATATTAAGTAAAACTGCTAGTAAAGGACTTACATAAAAAACAGAGGACATTGGTGCATGGTGCCCATGAATTCATGAGGCTCTTGGTTGCAAGAAAATGcaaatgaaattaaaacttgcaaataaaagatttagagaaaaacGAGATTAGCTTGTATTAGTATATTCCATcgtacatatacatataaaagcCTTAACAATCACCTGATGAGGAAGTAAACATAGCAGAATCATTACCTTGATTATTGTATAATATGGAATCGGTAAAACCGTTGGACAACACAGAAAGTACTCTAATGACAACGAGGACATTTCCTTGATAGACGCTCAAGAGTCTTCCATCTATACTATTATTGTCAAACAGAGACctatctaaataaaaattcaattgaAAAACAAGCTAGAGAGAAAGTTATGAGTAAGTGAGtaagaagattaagaaaatgaagtaAAGAGGTTAAACAAGTTCAGTAGGTAAGGAATTTAAGTAAGCAAGTGAGAAAATAAGCCAAGGAAACAAGAAGCTAGTCAGGACAAAACAAGCAAGCAAGGAACCAGAGAATGAAACACACAAGCACGCATGAAACAaaggaagaaatcaaagaattaAAAGCAAATCAAGTAACCAAGGAATCAAGAAGCAAGTAAGAACCAAACAACTAAGCAAGAAATCGAAACAAGCACGCAAGGAAACGAGAATGAAACACACAAGCATGCATGAAACAAaggaagaaagcaaagaagtaACACCAAATCAAGTAATCaaggaagaaatgaagaaaacaaacaagcacACAAGAAACCTAGGAAGAATCAACAAGCATGCATGGAACCAAGGaaggaaacaaacaagcaatgaagcaaaaagagaaaacaaggaGACATGATCGTAGGAATCAAATTATTATGCAAAAACGCaagcaaaacaaagcaaacaaaaaatagagcAAGCATGAAAATAATTGTGAATATTCAACAACATCTTGCGGATTGGAAACATCAAAAGCCTCCTGAACTTTCAAACAGTTGTATACTATTACAGAATTAAAAAGAGACACTAAGAcaagaaaaagcaaacaacAGTGATATATTTCAATACCATTTAGCAAACCTCTACCACAGTCCCTGAAACAACAAACGCTAGAGTAAgctaaaatcattttctgggtgtcaaaaagaataaaaacttacaaacTCTTCTTAGTTCGATGACTTGCACATATCAGAGACTTCTTTATTGTccctgaaaaaacaaatcagttttCAGGGTATAAAAACTTgcaatcttttctttatttcaatggcacataaacaacaaaaaaaaacaaaaatcgcaaataagtaaataagagaaagaaccAATCAAGCTTGTTGTATCAAGATCATAAGAACTAAATAGATCtagaaaaattgtaataaGGTTAACCAGAATAACCAACCTGCATGATGATCTTCCTCAAAGGATCATATGAGACATAGTATAGTTTGTATATTGTATAGTTTACATTTACATGTGCATATtatacttgtatatatagttgaatGTACAGAACACTTTACATTTAATGAGAATAAGAAGTTATTTAGCTAAGATCTTGATAGATCATAAGAACAATAATTACTCAAAACATGCACTCTAAATTCTGTTTATTCCTCCCAATTATTATCTGATTTAACAATGTTACCTACAAcaaaacctctataaattaataatctttataaattaataaatttttccgGTCCCGAGTTGGGaccaatataaaaattgatacaaatcgATATATTAataagatattattttgtttgaaaatcttatataattatatggTCACATCAATagtttaaattaataactgtataaatatactaataaatattataatatcatattaaaatatgactgtagtaatttttttcttcaatttttattatttatttgtagtGTTCAATTCTAGTATTttataacatcaaaaaaatttgatttgttttttaaacttaataattgCTTTCTACTTGTAATTACTAttgattataaagaaaaaactacattttatatcaaatttttgtaagaatttacaaaatttgtacaattttattaatttttaaattaatacctctctaaattaatcaattttcttggtcccaatattattaatttatagagattttactGTAAATGATAAAACCTAGTGAATCTAATACTCGATACCAAAACAACAATTgcaaataagagaaagaaccataaaatttgaattaagatcataaatactaataaatttaGACAAACTGTAGTTAACTAGTCAACCATAACAATTAGCCTATATGATGATTTTCCTCATGTAAGCAATAAGTTTCTATCAGAGAATCTTAACCTATAAACTACAGAAGTATGATATTATAATTAACAAGGTTACAAATATGAGTGTGATCACCCATAACTATTTATCTTCTGATCCTCAGATAGATTTGACAACGACGTGATAAAACCTAATGAATCTAATCCTTGATACCAAACATCAAAGGCGAAATCAAAATTAGAACGAATTTGATAGAAATCAGAGATGATTCTTGCAATTTCTTGACTCGATTTCAAAACTCAGAGTGCCTTGTTCTCGTAACCCAATGGGAGAAACACACGACCACcgaacaaaaatcaaatttctgaGGAATACGAAAAATGAAACTAACCAAAGATATGAAGAGTGAAATCAGTTTGTTaccttttgattttttgtgtGGTTTTCTCGTAATCGGATGAACAAAACCTTCTCTCGATACCaatctacaaaatcaaaattgaaattatgaggaagaaaaaaactcgaTTGAACAATTCTaagaatttgaatttgattacTTTCTCTCGTAATGAATTCGAAAAACAGATGAGAGTGCGAGAGAAAgatgaatttaatttaacaaTGAAATTGTAATATTACTTCGAATTTCTTTATATAGAGGTCAGGTTCGTTTTGATCCGAgcctaaaaaaataatattctaaCGGTCTAAAATTCTTTTCAACGGGTcagtttaatttaaaattaatctAGGTTTGGATCCTAAGCTGGTAATGAAAACGGTCATAAAACACTCTTTAGTAAACTCAGCCGTCCGATCACTCCCTTCTTTTAAAATCGTTGAAAGTCAAATCTCCGTCAACTTGACTCTATTGGgctttcaaatttcttttaaaccAAGATTATTAAACTCGTTAACTTAACCGGCAATGTAGTTATTGGTTATTTGACTTATTTCCAGTTTCAATTAAACCGGAAACACTTTcagtttcaatttcaattcaaccggatctatcttcttcttcttcaccatgcTATTTTCTACGGCTGAGCTTAACGGAGAATCCCTGAATCCGATTACTGCGATTCACATTTTCCCGATGACTTCCACTCTAATCTCCTCAAacctctcttcctctttcttcccAACCCAAAATATCCACCGAATTCGAATCCCGACGACTTCAATTCCCGGAAGTTTCAACATTCGCGCACGCCGTTCAAAAATCGTCGCCAAATCTCTcgatcttcctcttcttccttttagCATGAGCGAGGTTATCACCATGAATCTCACCTTAACCTTCCTTAGCTGATTTTTGATTTGAGAAATTCTTACACAGGTTCTTGTACCAACGGAGAGTAAAACTTTGCATTTATATGAAGCTAGGTACTTAGCTTTACTCGAAGAGGTATGGATTCGATACATTTTACTCCGTGAGATTGATTACATGTTGGTGGTGAAAATGTTGGTGttgtggttttgattttgatttcagtctatgaagagaaagaagaatatgttTGTTCATTTCATTCTAGATCCTATTTCGATTAGTGAGACTGCAACAGAAGCTTCTTTTGCTGCTAGATATGGTTGCTTGGTACTTATTGAAAACGTAAGCCTTTTTCGatcttttgtgttgttgtttgttgaatGAGTCAGGTATTGTGTGAGTTCTGAAGCTTACTATATGTTGTAGGTTGAGAGATTGGATGTTGGTGCACTTGTTTCGATAAGAGGCGCGGGTCGTGTGAAGATTTCGAGGTTTTTAGGGGTAAGATTGTGGATGTACAGTATGTGTTTGTGTAACACAAACTTAGAATGTGATGCTTTAGCTTGTAGACTAGAACTAGACTACGAGATATAAAGTATGAGTTTGTGATCTTTGACTTGAGGTAACGATTAGAATGTGATACTATCGCTTCTGGATTAGAACTAGACTTTGAGCTACTCTGTTCCTTCTCTTTGGCCAAAGCTGTTGATTAGGCGAAAATGTTATTCCACCTTAGCTTATCCTCTGCAAATCAGTTCATATGCTTCTAACTTATGTTACTTGAGCTAATCTTCCGTGCTTTCACCTTGTTGTGGTTGTTTAGGCTCTTACTCAGAACCGTTTTTTACTTTCCATTTGATGAGATTATTTAAGTTGTTTGTCTTCATATAAAGTATGATGTTCTGACaatatgaattattgtctcAGGCAGATCCTTACTTGTCCGGAGAGGTCAGACCAATACAGGATCGTATGAATTATGAGAGCAGCAATGAATTAACCTCAAAAATCTCCCAGCTGAAGGAATCTATTAAAAATCTTAACAGCTTGGAGATCAAACTTAAGGTAGAAAAAATCCTTCTCCTTCATCGTGTTTTACTTGGAAACAACACAAATGATAACATTCGTCCTCGTGGATGTGTTTATTGCATATACTAAGAAATGAGATGTGGTAAGTTCTATCTAAGTTGTATGTACATCTTTTACATTCTCAGAAGTTTTGAGTGTCGGATTATCTCCTTTTGCAATAGGCTCCAGCAGACTCGCCGCTACAAACTCGTCTCATTAACTCTCTAAACTGGGCTGAAGATGAGCCGCCGGTCGACTTTGACGAATCATTCGTACCTTCTCTCCAAGAACGTCTATCATTTTCAGCATTTCAACCCATCTCTGGTAATTTCACATATTTTCACTATCgtgtttttatgtttcaaGAAGATTTTCAGGTTTCAGCTATCAGATTTTACATCACAGTTCACAAATCCATTTTATTCCTTTGGAAGTGTGCTGATTTCTGTGAGTCCGAGAGAGTTAATAGCGAAAAATAGTCAGTTTTTCGGGTTTTCTTGGCTGCAGGATCGACGAAGTCGGAACTATCAAGGTTacaacaagagaaaataaaagcaatGGATATGAAAGATACAATAGAGAGATTAGAACTCTCAATGGGACTCATAAAGGAGAACATCTCCTCAATTGCAGCCAAACTCGCTATCCAATCCTTGGATATTCGCTAACCACTAGACTATACAATTAGTCTAGTTGTAAATCTTTGtattcttgtaaatctttgTATTCGCAAAATTAGTGGATATAAATTACAGACAAGAAAGTGTATATGTTCTTTCATAAAATGTAAGAGCTAAATAACAAGTCAAatgaaattatcaaaatgCAACAAGAGTCAATACATAAATGAAAGCCATTGAATCTAAGAGACTCTGATTCATATGTGTAAAGAAGCAATAAGATGAGAGCAAACATTAACCCTTGCTTGGTTCAAGAGAGGCCTAAACATCTCAGAAATTCTAATCCTAGGGTTTATTATTTTGGGTGGTGTAGACTTCCTGTCCCACAAATGAAGAATGTTAGACTTTGTTGATTCTCTTGCAAATCCATTCGCCTCTGAAACATCTTTGGAAGACATCAACTTCTCCTCTAGCTTCTTCAGCTCTTGGTTGAAGTGTTCAAACTCAGACTATGGCATTAAGCCACCATTATTGAGAACCAAAACAATGCGCTCAAacacaaaacgacgtcgttttaaaatcatttcaaatgaaatgaattttttttttttttaaaacacaaaacgacgtcgttttagaACTTAACGAAAAATGTTAACATTGACTTAACTCCGTTAATTTGGTCCGTTAGTTGACTTAACGACATGTCTTATTTGGCAAAGGTCAACGAAAGTTAATGATTTAATAGAAAATTCAACTAAAGGTGGGAATTTAATTCACCAGACCCAAAGTTAGTGCTTTGTATTTATGACTGATGATTTTTATGACATTTTCCCATTTTTCACTAATTCTTGTTTGCCTTTACTACTTGTTAATAGACTCATAAACAAAGTTGTATAGAGTCTTAAGGATAATCAATAAaggatttatttttaacatcaaAAGCTTATCAATTAATGACTTGGATGTTGCTTAAAAGAGAGATTTCCACAAGTGAAGAACGTTAGAATTTAACTCTTCCATCACAAACCCATTAGCATCTGAAACATCCTTGGCAGGCCTCAACTTCTCCAGGTTCTTCGGTTCTTGATTTTAGTACTCGAATACTAATGGTTTCACCAAAAGAGCTTTGacttattttgaaaatcaaaacacGTGATCCCAACATTTAGTCCCAAAAGCAAAATGCTCTGAACCATACTCATTATGATGCTTCTTATTATTAAGTACTTGATACTATACAACCTTCTTCtactcagtttttttttgtcttacatttatttagaaaataaagtCTACCAATCTAAGAAGTAAAGAAGTAAGACAACTAGAGCAAGCATCGCGACTTGCTTCGTTCAAAAGAGGCCTAAAAAGCTCAATAACTATACGTTGTCTCAATCACCTCATTCCTTTTATGCTCAtttcctctatttttttttcttctttttttacaatttacaaacaaatacTAGCAAGCCCTAAGAATACCAATACACAATTGAAACTTCACTCGCTAGAAACCATTGATATAATCCAATCTAAGAGCTAATTAACTATCTcgatcttcctcttcatcgtAGTTGAATGGTAATGGAACTGATTTGAATGCTCTAAACTTTCCCACGTTGTTCAAATGCTCGTTCTCTAACCTGTGTTCATAACCCAACAAAGAAATAaccattaagaaaaaaagattttgaggAGTACATTTAGATAGTTTCTTGGTTAAGAAGTAACCTGAAGAAATTCCAGATACCGCGACGTATGATCTCAAGAATTGCAATAAGAGCAACCATTGTTTCTCTATGTAAGAACGAGATATTGAAATCCAGCACAGTCTGCAACCACGCCAATCTCAACACAACGTTTACGACCTACAAAGAGATaaccaaaattataaagaaatcctaaattagggtttatactGTTCTATCAATATATCGTAGTTCTCACCATTGCAACGTAGTAGACTGATTTGTGAGGAACAAGAAGCTTCTCTCTCAACCAAGATTTAGATGGTCTATGAAGCAACCCCCAGTCATAAACAATGTCCCAATATGTGCCGTAAAATGTTGCCAACCCCGAGAAAACCCAAGCCGCTATTTTCCAATCATTTCCTCTGTTGATGCTAAAAGCTGTTCTCAAGCACACAGCAACAATGGTCAATAAATACTTGAGAGCATTGAAGCCTTGGCTTACATCTTTCTCTTCGATTAATCTTCGAACACACTGAAGGAAACGTGACCAGTAAGGAATCACAGCGACGATAAAGTAGAATGTGCTATATACATCACTTGATTTGCAAGTGCTTTGCCTCTGCTTGAAGTCTCCCCAACCATAGTAACAGATGTAAAACTCCAGACTCCTCAGTGCTTGGACCTAAAAAAAGATGGTTGAGAACAAAGTTAAAACATacattttgaaacttttaccaaaaaaaacatacattttgaaaacataatcATGAAAGTGAGAAGAATTTTATGGTAAGTAACACACAAACCTGGCTTGTTAATTGGTCTGCTAGAAAGAAATCTGGAAGATTGACCTGCAATTTGGATGAGAGATTTATCGATGATTTTCACTTAGCAAAAGGAGAGGATGTTCTTGAGTAAAATACCTTGTAGAGCGGCGCAGCAATGCACCGGAATAGAaccatgaggaagaagaagcggcTTGACCGATAAAATATGTTGAAGGGACATACAGAAATAGCTATCACTAGCTGAAAAACATTGTGTTACTACATTATTAATAGAATGATTTGAGATTCTTGTGGTTGTAATGATGAATTTTTCACCTAATAAAACTTACCGCGACAACAAAAAGGGGAACAAGTTCAGTGATGGTCTTGTAATCATTAGTATTAGGATCCATCTCCATGTCCATGTTAACTAGAACAGCGCAGAGAGCAAGCGTGCCAAGGCCAAAGCTTAGAAGCAGAACATGTCCATAACCAAGTTCTGTTCCTTCTTTGAATCCGAATATAAACGGGTAATTCACTCGATACCGCTTCCAAAAGTATATGTTTGAAGCATACATGATCATGTGCAGAACCACAAATGCaaataaactgaaaaatatgCGTTTAAGAAACATTATTGTCAGCAAGAAAATAGTGACTCATGTAGAGAGTGTATCTACtacatatgttttgttttgaacctGTATAGAGGAAACATTGTCTCCATGTAGAGTTTATGTCCGACTGCGCCCATTATATTACGAGCATGGATGAACAAACCAAGAGCAATCACTAGAGAGACTGTGCAACCGACGAAAAAGCCTGAGAAAAAAGAACTTAGTGTAGGGATTTTTACTTATTAACTATCATGAACTAAGTTTAAAAAGTCAGATCAAACTTGGGAGTTTAATGATAATTCGAAAGTTCATGCTTTTTTTCGGTCC
This sequence is a window from Arabidopsis thaliana chromosome 1 sequence. Protein-coding genes within it:
- a CDS encoding ATP-dependent protease La (LON) domain protein (ATP-dependent protease La (LON) domain protein; FUNCTIONS IN: ATP-dependent peptidase activity; INVOLVED IN: proteolysis; EXPRESSED IN: 22 plant structures; EXPRESSED DURING: 14 growth stages; CONTAINS InterPro DOMAIN/s: Peptidase S16, lon N-terminal (InterPro:IPR003111).) — protein: MLFSTAELNGESLNPITAIHIFPMTSTLISSNLSSSFFPTQNIHRIRIPTTSIPGSFNIRARRSKIVAKSLDLPLLPFSMSEVLVPTESKTLHLYEARYLALLEESMKRKKNMFVHFILDPISISETATEASFAARYGCLVERLDVGALVSIRGAGRVKISRFLGADPYLSGEVRPIQDRMNYESSNELTSKISQLKESIKNLNSLEIKLKAPADSPLQTRLINSLNWAEDEPPVDFDESFVPSLQERLSFSAFQPISGSTKSELSRLQQEKIKAMDMKDTIERLELSMGLIKENISSIAAKLAIQSLDIR
- a CDS encoding ATP-dependent protease La (LON) domain protein (ATP-dependent protease La (LON) domain protein; FUNCTIONS IN: ATP-dependent peptidase activity; INVOLVED IN: proteolysis; LOCATED IN: chloroplast; EXPRESSED IN: 22 plant structures; EXPRESSED DURING: 14 growth stages; CONTAINS InterPro DOMAIN/s: Peptidase S16, lon N-terminal (InterPro:IPR003111); Has 216 Blast hits to 216 proteins in 83 species: Archae - 0; Bacteria - 95; Metazoa - 1; Fungi - 14; Plants - 53; Viruses - 0; Other Eukaryotes - 53 (source: NCBI BLink).), producing the protein MLFSTAELNGESLNPITAIHIFPMTSTLISSNLSSSFFPTQNIHRIRIPTTSIPGSFNIRARRSKIVAKSLDLPLLPFSMSEVLVPTESKTLHLYEARYLALLEESMKRKKNMFVHFILDPISISETATEASFAARYGCLVLIENVERLDVGALVSIRGAGRVKISRFLGADPYLSGEVRPIQDRMNYESSNELTSKISQLKESIKNLNSLEIKLKAPADSPLQTRLINSLNWAEDEPPVDFDESFVPSLQERLSFSAFQPISGSTKSELSRLQQEKIKAMDMKDTIERLELSMGLIKENISSIAAKLAIQSLDIR
- a CDS encoding ATP-dependent protease La (LON) domain protein (ATP-dependent protease La (LON) domain protein; FUNCTIONS IN: ATP-dependent peptidase activity; INVOLVED IN: proteolysis; LOCATED IN: chloroplast; EXPRESSED IN: 22 plant structures; EXPRESSED DURING: 14 growth stages; CONTAINS InterPro DOMAIN/s: Peptidase S16, lon N-terminal (InterPro:IPR003111); Has 35333 Blast hits to 34131 proteins in 2444 species: Archae - 798; Bacteria - 22429; Metazoa - 974; Fungi - 991; Plants - 531; Viruses - 0; Other Eukaryotes - 9610 (source: NCBI BLink).); this encodes MLFSTAELNGESLNPITAIHIFPMTSTLISSNLSSSFFPTQNIHRIRIPTTSIPGSFNIRARRSKIVAKSLDLPLLPFSMSEVLVPTESKTLHLYEARYLALLEESMKRKKNMFVHFILDPISISETATEASFAARYGCLVLIENVERLDVGALVSIRGAGRVKISRFLGADPYLSGEVRPIQDRMNYESSNELTSKISQLKESIKNLNSLEIKLKAPADSPLQTRLINSLNWAEDEPPVDFDESFVPSLQERLSFSAFQPISGNFTYFHYRVFMFQEDFQVSAIRFYITVHKSILFLWKCADFCESERVNSEK
- a CDS encoding ATP-dependent protease La (LON) domain protein — encoded protein: MLFSTAELNGESLNPITAIHIFPMTSTLISSNLSSSFFPTQNIHRIRIPTTSIPGSFNIRARRSKIVAKSLDLPLLPFSMSEVLVPTESKTLHLYEARYLALLEESMKRKKNMFVHFILDPISISETATEASFAARYGCLVLIENVERLDVGALVSIRGAGRVKISRFLGADPYLSGEVRPIQDRMNYESSNELTSKISQLKESIKNLNSLEIKLKVEKILLLHRVLLGNNTNDNIRPRGCVYCIY
- a CDS encoding ATP-dependent protease La (LON) domain protein (ATP-dependent protease La (LON) domain protein; FUNCTIONS IN: ATP-dependent peptidase activity; INVOLVED IN: proteolysis; LOCATED IN: chloroplast; EXPRESSED IN: 22 plant structures; EXPRESSED DURING: 14 growth stages; CONTAINS InterPro DOMAIN/s: Peptidase S16, lon N-terminal (InterPro:IPR003111); Has 24 Blast hits to 24 proteins in 11 species: Archae - 0; Bacteria - 0; Metazoa - 0; Fungi - 0; Plants - 24; Viruses - 0; Other Eukaryotes - 0 (source: NCBI BLink).); amino-acid sequence: MKRKKNMFVHFILDPISISETATEASFAARYGCLVLIENVERLDVGALVSIRGAGRVKISRFLGADPYLSGEVRPIQDRMNYESSNELTSKISQLKESIKNLNSLEIKLKAPADSPLQTRLINSLNWAEDEPPVDFDESFVPSLQERLSFSAFQPISGSTKSELSRLQQEKIKAMDMKDTIERLELSMGLIKENISSIAAKLAIQSLDIR